A single Spirochaetaceae bacterium DNA region contains:
- a CDS encoding site-specific DNA-methyltransferase encodes MSVETTRHQVRYGDARRMNAVPDGSVALVVTSPPYPMIELWDEQFSRVDTRIAKALTGEHGDQAFEFMHARLDAVWRECHRVLQPGGLACINIGDATRKIDGEFRLFSNHSRILHALMGLGFSILPDILWRKPTNAPNKFLGSGMLPAGAYVTYEHEYILIARKGGPRKFSPADKARRRRSAFFWEERNEWFSEVWLGLVGARQLIGDAVSDDRDTRARSAAFPFELAYRLIQMYSLIGDTVLDPFLGTGTTTAAAIAGGRSSIGFEIERSLKQPIRNTIETAVPLGREYARRRLEAHLDFVHAREEAGRACRHLNRHYGFPVVTGQETDLQFTVPTAVESVTGRTFSVEHEPAPLPVRSSQIELPFASNS; translated from the coding sequence GTGTCCGTGGAAACCACCCGGCACCAGGTGCGCTACGGCGACGCGCGGCGGATGAACGCGGTGCCCGACGGCTCGGTGGCGTTGGTGGTGACCTCGCCCCCCTACCCGATGATCGAGCTGTGGGACGAGCAGTTCAGCCGCGTGGACACGCGCATCGCGAAGGCGTTGACAGGCGAGCACGGCGACCAGGCGTTCGAGTTCATGCACGCGCGCCTGGACGCGGTGTGGCGCGAGTGTCACCGCGTGCTGCAGCCGGGCGGGCTGGCGTGCATCAACATCGGCGACGCCACCCGCAAGATCGATGGCGAGTTCCGGCTGTTCTCCAACCACAGCCGCATCCTGCACGCCCTGATGGGACTCGGCTTCTCGATACTGCCCGACATCCTGTGGCGCAAGCCCACCAACGCGCCCAACAAGTTCCTTGGCTCCGGCATGCTTCCGGCCGGCGCGTACGTGACTTACGAGCACGAGTACATCCTGATCGCCCGCAAGGGCGGGCCGCGCAAGTTCTCCCCCGCCGACAAGGCGCGCCGCCGGCGCAGCGCCTTCTTCTGGGAAGAACGCAACGAGTGGTTCTCCGAAGTGTGGCTCGGTCTGGTCGGCGCCAGACAACTCATCGGCGACGCGGTATCCGATGATCGTGACACCCGCGCGCGCAGCGCCGCGTTTCCGTTCGAACTGGCTTATCGGCTGATCCAGATGTACTCGTTGATCGGCGATACGGTGCTCGACCCGTTCCTCGGCACCGGCACCACGACCGCCGCCGCTATCGCCGGCGGCCGCTCCAGCATCGGCTTTGAGATCGAACGCAGCCTCAAGCAGCCGATCCGCAACACCATCGAGACGGCCGTCCCGCTCGGCCGTGAGTACGCTCGTCGCCGGCTCGAAGCGCACCTGGATTTCGTACACGCGCGCGAGGAGGCGGGCCGCGCATGCCGCCACCTCAACCGCCACTACGGGTTCCCGGTGGTGACAGGCCAGGAGACCGACCTGCAATTCACCGTCCCCACGGCGGTGGAGTCCGTGACGGGCAGGACGTTCTCCGTCGAACACGAGCCTGCGCCGCTGCCGGTCCGTTCGTCTCAGATCGAGCTACCCTTCGCGAGCAACTCATGA
- a CDS encoding putative DNA binding domain-containing protein, with protein MDRGELARLIGSGASSGVEFKRDDLRPERVGRVVAGLLNLEGGHLLLGVEDDGTVAGLSRDRRRAEEWVMEAARAHVRPATIPYWETVEWRDGVVVGVVSLPADAPDKPYKAKRGSAWVTQVRVGTTTRDATDEEEMRLYQQSGRLQYDRKPVPGTSFADLDRRRLINYFRDVREQECPDETDEAAWTRLLVNTEIMVEGSGRSMASAAGLLLFGKSPNRFLPHAGVSAAAYCGAEKDYDARERATVRGPAVSLAFQRTEADGMGYPGQARTFSEGSEWMESGVIERTLEFVRRNVGLEAWIDAGGRRRERWEYPLEAVREAVVNAVAHRDYTITVSDIELSIYADRMEIVSPGRLPNTVTVAKMRAGYRATRNELVKEVLRDYRYVEATGLGVPRKIVRGMQEHNGTEPDLVEEEDRFTVQLWKRRPVVGA; from the coding sequence ATGGATAGGGGCGAACTTGCGCGGCTGATCGGGTCGGGGGCGAGCTCGGGGGTGGAGTTCAAGCGGGATGATCTGCGTCCGGAGCGGGTGGGGCGAGTGGTCGCCGGCCTGCTCAACCTGGAAGGGGGGCACTTGCTGCTCGGGGTGGAGGACGACGGCACGGTCGCCGGCCTCTCCCGGGACCGGCGGCGGGCCGAGGAGTGGGTGATGGAGGCGGCGCGCGCCCACGTGCGCCCGGCGACGATTCCGTACTGGGAGACGGTCGAGTGGCGCGATGGAGTGGTCGTCGGCGTCGTGTCGCTGCCGGCGGACGCCCCGGACAAGCCCTACAAGGCGAAGCGCGGTTCGGCCTGGGTCACGCAGGTGCGGGTCGGAACCACCACCCGCGACGCCACCGACGAGGAGGAGATGCGCCTCTACCAGCAGTCGGGGCGGCTGCAGTACGACCGCAAGCCGGTGCCCGGCACCTCGTTCGCCGACCTCGACCGGCGCCGCCTGATCAACTATTTCCGCGATGTCCGCGAGCAGGAGTGCCCCGATGAGACCGACGAAGCAGCCTGGACGCGGCTCCTGGTGAACACCGAGATCATGGTGGAAGGGAGTGGGCGGTCAATGGCGAGTGCGGCCGGACTGCTCCTGTTCGGCAAGAGTCCCAATCGCTTTCTCCCGCACGCTGGGGTAAGTGCCGCAGCATACTGCGGTGCCGAGAAGGACTACGACGCCAGGGAGCGGGCCACGGTGCGGGGACCGGCGGTGTCGCTGGCGTTCCAACGGACGGAAGCGGACGGGATGGGTTACCCCGGGCAGGCACGCACGTTCTCCGAGGGCAGCGAGTGGATGGAGAGCGGCGTGATCGAACGCACGCTCGAGTTCGTGCGGCGGAATGTCGGCCTGGAGGCCTGGATCGATGCCGGCGGACGCCGCCGGGAGCGCTGGGAGTACCCGCTGGAGGCGGTGCGGGAGGCGGTCGTGAACGCGGTCGCGCACCGCGACTACACGATCACGGTGAGCGACATCGAGTTGTCGATCTACGCCGACCGCATGGAGATCGTCTCGCCCGGCCGGCTGCCGAACACGGTCACGGTGGCCAAGATGCGCGCCGGCTACCGTGCCACCCGCAACGAGCTGGTGAAGGAGGTGCTGCGCGACTACCGCTATGTCGAAGCCACCGGCCTGGGGGTGCCGCGCAAGATCGTGCGCGGCATGCAGGAGCACAACGGCACCGAGCCGGACCTAGTCGAGGAGGAGGACCGCTTTACCGTGCAGCTCTGGAAGCGGCGTCCGGTGGTGGGGGCGTGA